Proteins from a genomic interval of Streptomyces sp. NBC_01445:
- a CDS encoding MFS transporter — MSTTPPPDATVTDSPARPGELPPSEGAFGWLRDLGPRGRRAFGGAFGGYALDSFDYFTLPLSMVALAAYFGLDSGQTGLLTTVTLVVSAIGGAVAGVVADRIGRVKALLITVITYAVFTVACGFAPNYETLLVFRALQGLGFGGEWAVGAILVAEYATARNRGRTLGAVQSAWAVGWALAVVVYTLVFQFLGDDLAWRVMFWTGALPALLVLWVRRQVQDAPKATQQLDTSAQKGSFAAIFAPGLRRVTLFAVLLSTGVQGGYYTLATWVPTYLKTERGLTVVGTGGYLTFLISGAFAGYLAGGYLTDLLGRKRNIALFALLSAVSIAVYTSIPDGANSLLLVLGFPLGFCMSAIFSGFGSFLSELYPTAVRGTGQGFTYNTGRAVGAVFPTLVGYLADSWGVGGALIFGAVGYALAVIALFGLPETRGRELL; from the coding sequence ATGAGCACGACCCCACCGCCCGACGCGACCGTGACCGACTCCCCCGCACGCCCAGGTGAACTCCCGCCCTCCGAGGGCGCGTTCGGCTGGCTGCGTGACCTCGGCCCGCGCGGCCGACGCGCCTTCGGGGGCGCCTTCGGCGGCTATGCGCTCGACTCGTTCGACTACTTCACGCTGCCGCTGAGCATGGTCGCGCTGGCCGCGTACTTCGGGCTCGACAGCGGCCAGACCGGCCTGCTGACCACGGTCACGCTCGTCGTCTCCGCGATCGGCGGCGCCGTCGCCGGCGTCGTGGCGGACCGCATCGGCCGCGTGAAGGCCCTGCTGATCACGGTCATCACGTACGCGGTCTTCACCGTGGCCTGCGGCTTCGCCCCCAACTACGAGACGCTGCTGGTCTTCCGCGCCCTTCAGGGCCTCGGCTTCGGCGGCGAGTGGGCGGTCGGCGCGATCCTCGTCGCCGAGTACGCCACGGCCAGGAACCGCGGCCGGACCCTGGGAGCGGTGCAGAGCGCGTGGGCAGTCGGCTGGGCGCTCGCCGTGGTCGTCTACACGCTGGTGTTCCAGTTCCTCGGCGACGACCTCGCGTGGCGCGTGATGTTCTGGACCGGGGCGCTGCCCGCACTCCTCGTCCTGTGGGTACGGCGCCAGGTGCAGGACGCGCCCAAGGCGACCCAGCAGCTGGACACGAGCGCGCAGAAGGGCTCCTTCGCGGCCATCTTCGCTCCCGGCCTGCGGCGCGTCACCCTGTTCGCCGTCCTCCTGTCGACGGGTGTCCAGGGCGGCTACTACACGCTCGCCACCTGGGTACCCACGTACCTCAAGACGGAGCGCGGCCTGACAGTCGTCGGCACCGGCGGCTATCTCACGTTCCTGATCTCCGGCGCCTTCGCCGGCTATCTGGCCGGGGGCTATCTCACCGACCTTCTCGGCCGCAAGCGCAACATCGCGCTCTTCGCGCTGCTGTCCGCGGTGAGCATCGCCGTCTACACGAGCATCCCCGACGGGGCCAACAGCCTTCTCCTTGTTCTCGGTTTCCCGCTCGGTTTCTGCATGTCGGCCATTTTCAGCGGCTTCGGCTCGTTCCTCAGCGAGCTCTACCCGACGGCCGTGCGCGGCACGGGACAGGGCTTCACGTACAACACCGGGCGTGCCGTCGGAGCGGTCTTCCCCACGCTCGTCGGGTACCTCGCCGACAGCTGGGGTGTCGGCGGCGCCCTGATCTTCGGTGCGGTGGGGTACGCACTCGCCGTGATCGCCCTCTTCGGGCTGCCCGAGACCCGCGGAAGGGAGCTCCTGTGA
- a CDS encoding APC family permease, with translation MSQDESTQETRSGDDAELAEFGYRPELKRTLGNFHTFAAGISYISILTGTFQLFYFGFANGGPAYWWSWPMVFGGQFTVALCFAELAARYPVAGSVYNWAKKVGNPHIGWLAGWMMLLASVVSIAAVALAYQLTLPQISSAFQFIGDGTGPYDVATNAVVLASVLILFTTLVNAFGVKLMATINTAGVFLELIATVVLIVLFAVHIVRGPQVVTHTAGAGHGQPFGYLSAFLVASLASAYVMYGFDTAASLGEESLDPTRGAPRAIIRAIVASFVLGGLILLLALMSVSSLTGEKLSTDGLQYVVLDVLGPTAGKAMLWCVLIAVTVCALAVHTAAIRLAFAMSRDNNLPASSVLGRVSPRFKTPVVPAVVIGVLALAILVVNIRQPQIFTVVTSIGIIMIYLAYLLVTAPMLVARLRGKWQPAGDGKFSLGRWGLPVNIIAVLWGGAMTLNLIWPRAAVYNAAAPYHWYLRWGAVLFIGVIAGGGFAYYWFVQRHRTGVLTEHAAEPARTVAPMEEVTTP, from the coding sequence ATGAGCCAGGACGAGAGCACACAGGAGACGCGGAGCGGGGACGACGCCGAGCTCGCCGAGTTCGGCTACCGGCCCGAACTCAAGCGCACGCTGGGCAACTTCCACACCTTCGCCGCGGGCATCAGCTACATCTCCATCCTCACCGGCACCTTCCAGCTCTTCTACTTCGGATTCGCGAACGGCGGCCCGGCGTACTGGTGGTCCTGGCCGATGGTGTTCGGCGGCCAGTTCACGGTCGCCCTGTGCTTCGCCGAACTCGCCGCCCGCTATCCCGTCGCGGGCTCCGTCTACAACTGGGCGAAGAAGGTGGGCAATCCGCACATCGGCTGGCTCGCCGGCTGGATGATGCTGCTCGCCTCCGTCGTGTCGATCGCGGCCGTCGCGCTCGCCTACCAGCTGACGCTGCCGCAGATCTCGTCGGCCTTCCAGTTCATCGGGGACGGCACCGGCCCGTACGACGTCGCGACCAACGCCGTCGTCCTGGCCTCCGTACTGATCCTCTTCACCACGCTCGTCAACGCCTTCGGTGTGAAGCTGATGGCCACCATCAACACGGCCGGCGTCTTCCTCGAACTGATCGCGACCGTCGTCCTGATCGTGCTGTTCGCGGTGCACATCGTGCGCGGCCCGCAGGTCGTGACCCACACGGCCGGGGCGGGCCACGGCCAGCCCTTCGGCTATCTGAGCGCGTTCCTCGTCGCGTCGCTGGCCTCCGCGTACGTGATGTACGGCTTCGACACGGCGGCCTCGCTCGGCGAGGAGTCCCTCGACCCGACGCGGGGCGCGCCGCGCGCCATCATCCGCGCGATCGTCGCCTCGTTCGTCCTCGGCGGGCTGATCCTGCTGCTCGCCCTGATGAGCGTGTCGAGCCTGACCGGCGAGAAGCTGTCGACGGACGGCCTGCAGTACGTCGTCCTCGACGTGCTCGGCCCGACGGCCGGCAAGGCGATGCTGTGGTGCGTGCTGATCGCGGTCACGGTGTGCGCGCTCGCCGTGCACACCGCGGCCATCCGCCTCGCCTTCGCGATGTCGCGCGACAACAACCTGCCGGCGTCGTCGGTCCTCGGCCGGGTCAGCCCGCGGTTCAAGACGCCGGTCGTGCCGGCCGTGGTCATCGGCGTACTGGCGCTCGCGATCCTGGTCGTCAACATCCGCCAGCCGCAGATCTTCACCGTGGTCACCAGCATCGGCATCATCATGATCTACCTCGCCTATCTGCTGGTCACCGCCCCGATGCTGGTGGCGCGGCTGCGCGGCAAGTGGCAGCCGGCGGGCGACGGGAAGTTCTCCCTGGGCCGCTGGGGACTGCCCGTCAACATCATCGCCGTGCTGTGGGGCGGCGCCATGACGCTCAACCTGATCTGGCCGCGCGCGGCCGTCTACAACGCCGCCGCCCCCTACCACTGGTATCTGCGCTGGGGCGCCGTCCTGTTCATCGGAGTGATCGCGGGCGGCGGCTTCGCCTACTACTGGTTCGTCCAGCGACACCGCACCGGTGTCCTCACCGAACACGCGGCCGAGCCCGCCCGAACCGTTGCCCCAATGGAGGAGGTCACCACCCCATGA
- a CDS encoding GntR family transcriptional regulator has protein sequence MAELNGLADDRALLGRTSTAERVADILRSRIAEGYFPPGTRLSEDSIGGALGVSRNTLREAFRLLTHERLLVHQLNRGVFVRVLTVEDVEDIYLTRRLVECAVVRGLGRPPYDLGAVADAVADGHRAAKAREWKGVSTANIHFHRELVALAGSARTDELMRSVFAELRLAFHVVDDPRRLHEPYLARNKEILETLEAGHPDDAERLLAQYLDDSREGLVDVYGRRVAEGERPDA, from the coding sequence GTGGCCGAACTGAACGGACTGGCGGACGACCGCGCGCTCCTGGGGCGCACCAGCACCGCCGAGCGGGTCGCGGACATCCTCAGGAGCCGCATCGCGGAGGGGTACTTCCCGCCCGGGACGCGCCTGTCGGAGGACAGCATCGGCGGCGCGCTCGGCGTCTCGCGCAACACGCTGCGCGAGGCGTTCCGGCTGCTCACCCACGAGCGGCTCCTCGTGCACCAGCTCAACCGCGGCGTCTTCGTGCGCGTGCTCACCGTCGAGGACGTCGAGGACATCTACCTCACGCGCCGCCTCGTCGAGTGCGCCGTCGTACGCGGCCTCGGCCGGCCTCCGTACGACCTCGGCGCCGTGGCCGACGCGGTCGCCGACGGGCACCGCGCCGCGAAGGCGCGGGAGTGGAAGGGCGTCTCCACCGCCAACATCCACTTCCACCGGGAGCTCGTGGCGCTCGCGGGCAGCGCGCGGACCGACGAGCTGATGCGCAGTGTCTTCGCCGAACTGCGCCTCGCGTTCCACGTCGTGGACGACCCCCGCCGCCTGCACGAGCCCTATCTCGCCCGCAACAAGGAGATCCTCGAGACCCTGGAAGCGGGGCACCCCGACGACGCCGAACGGCTGCTCGCCCAGTACCTCGACGACTCCCGCGAGGGCCTGGTCGACGTGTACGGCCGACGGGTCGCGGAGGGCGAACGGCCGGACGCCTGA
- a CDS encoding GMC family oxidoreductase, with protein sequence MNSDVFDYVVVGGGTAGNVVAARLSEDPSVSVCVLEAGPSDVGDDNVLQLDRWMALLDSGYDWDYPVEPQTSGNSFMRHARAKVLGGCSSHNSCIAFWAPAEDLDDWAAAGCAGWGAADVFPLYKRLENNDAPGDHHGRSGPVKLRSLKGADPCGSALLAACAEAGIPTTPFNTGRTVVRGANWFQINSDENNIRQSSSVAYLHPVMGRRPNLSVRTGVRAKRLVFEGRRCVGAEYLDPDLIHTRTVRARREVVLSCGSIDSPKLLMLSGIGPAGHLRERGVDVLVDSPGVGENLQDHPEGVIMWEAKQPMTTTSSQWWEAGIFYDTEPGLDRPDLMFHYGSVPFDMNTARYGYPTSENAFCLTPNVTRAKSRGTVRLRTRDYRDKPLVDPRYFTHEHDARVMTYGLKLARRIAEQPALGGWAGAELAPGPDVRTDDELLDYIHKTHNTVYHPACTVKMGADDDASAPLDARLRVKGTEGLRVADGSVMPDLVTVNPCITTMMIGEKCADLLRADA encoded by the coding sequence ATGAACTCTGACGTCTTCGACTACGTCGTGGTCGGCGGAGGCACCGCCGGAAACGTCGTCGCGGCGCGCCTGTCCGAGGACCCGTCCGTCAGCGTGTGCGTCCTGGAGGCGGGACCGAGCGACGTCGGCGACGACAACGTCCTCCAACTGGACCGCTGGATGGCCCTGTTGGACTCCGGATACGACTGGGACTACCCGGTCGAGCCCCAGACCAGCGGCAACAGTTTCATGCGCCACGCGCGCGCCAAGGTCCTCGGCGGCTGCTCGTCCCACAACTCGTGCATCGCCTTCTGGGCGCCGGCCGAGGACCTGGACGACTGGGCGGCTGCGGGGTGCGCCGGCTGGGGCGCCGCCGACGTGTTCCCGCTCTACAAGCGCCTGGAGAACAACGACGCCCCCGGGGACCACCACGGCCGCTCCGGCCCGGTGAAGCTGCGTTCCCTCAAGGGCGCGGACCCGTGCGGCAGCGCGCTGCTGGCGGCCTGCGCCGAGGCGGGCATCCCGACCACGCCGTTCAACACGGGCCGCACGGTGGTGCGCGGCGCCAACTGGTTCCAGATCAACTCCGACGAGAACAACATCCGCCAGTCGTCCTCGGTCGCCTATCTGCACCCGGTCATGGGCAGGCGGCCCAACCTCTCTGTGCGGACGGGGGTGCGGGCCAAGCGGCTCGTCTTCGAGGGCCGGCGCTGCGTGGGCGCCGAGTACCTCGACCCCGACCTCATCCACACCAGGACGGTGCGTGCCCGCCGCGAGGTGGTCCTCTCCTGCGGCTCCATCGACTCGCCCAAGCTCCTCATGCTGTCCGGGATAGGCCCGGCCGGTCATCTGCGCGAGAGGGGCGTGGACGTGCTCGTGGACTCCCCCGGGGTCGGCGAGAACCTCCAGGACCACCCCGAGGGCGTGATCATGTGGGAGGCGAAGCAGCCGATGACCACCACGTCCAGCCAGTGGTGGGAGGCCGGCATCTTCTACGACACCGAGCCCGGCCTCGACCGGCCCGACCTGATGTTCCACTACGGCTCCGTGCCCTTCGACATGAACACCGCGCGGTACGGCTATCCGACGTCGGAGAACGCCTTCTGCCTGACGCCCAACGTGACACGCGCGAAGTCACGCGGCACCGTGCGGCTGCGCACCCGCGACTACCGGGACAAGCCGCTCGTCGACCCGCGGTACTTCACGCACGAGCACGACGCGCGCGTGATGACGTACGGGCTGAAGCTGGCGCGGCGCATCGCGGAGCAGCCCGCGCTCGGCGGCTGGGCGGGCGCGGAGCTGGCCCCCGGGCCTGATGTCCGCACCGACGACGAGCTGCTCGACTACATCCACAAGACGCACAACACCGTCTACCACCCGGCCTGCACGGTGAAGATGGGCGCGGACGACGATGCCTCGGCCCCGCTCGACGCGCGGCTGCGCGTGAAGGGGACCGAGGGCCTGCGCGTCGCCGACGGCTCCGTGATGCCGGACCTCGTCACGGTCAATCCGTGCATCACGACGATGATGATCGGCGAGAAGTGCGCCGATCTGCTGCGCGCGGACGCCTGA
- a CDS encoding aldehyde dehydrogenase family protein yields the protein MPDLFIGGGWTTARDERTREIRCPADGSLVAVVDEAGAKDTADAIAAARHAFDEGPWPRMSAAEHGDLLLRVADLLVRDKDALARAESLDTGKRLVESAYDIDDIANCFRYFGRLATADTGRVVETGTAGAESRVLYEPVGVCALITPWNYPLLQTAWKVAPALAAGNTFVLKPSELTPHTAIHLMRLLDEAGLPAGVANLVLGAGPEAGAPLGDHPDVDLVSFTGGLQTGRLLMAAAAGSVKKVALELGGKNPNIVFADADFDAAVDMALTAVFLHSGQVCSAGARLLVEDSLHDRFVDEVVQRAELIRLGGPFDDDAQTGPLISAAHRAKVEAYVARGIEEGAVLRCGGARPEPAAYEQGFYYLPTVLDECTSGMSVVQDESFGPVLTVERFTDEAEAVRLANDSIYGLAGAVWTSDEAKAARVAGALRLGTVWINDYHPYVPQAEWGGYKQSGTGRELGPSGLAEYRETKHIWRNTQPVAQGWFGAPPECPEDGDPS from the coding sequence ATGCCTGACCTGTTCATCGGCGGCGGATGGACCACCGCCCGCGACGAGCGGACCCGTGAGATCCGCTGCCCCGCCGACGGCTCGCTCGTCGCCGTGGTCGACGAGGCGGGGGCCAAGGACACCGCCGACGCAATCGCCGCGGCCCGCCACGCCTTCGACGAAGGCCCGTGGCCCCGGATGTCGGCGGCCGAACACGGCGACCTCCTCCTGCGCGTCGCGGACCTGCTCGTGCGCGACAAGGACGCGCTGGCCCGCGCCGAGTCCCTGGACACCGGGAAGCGGCTGGTCGAGAGCGCGTACGACATCGACGACATCGCGAACTGCTTCCGCTACTTCGGGCGGCTCGCGACCGCCGACACCGGGCGCGTCGTGGAAACGGGGACGGCGGGCGCCGAGAGCCGGGTCCTGTACGAGCCCGTCGGGGTGTGCGCCCTGATCACCCCCTGGAACTACCCGCTCCTGCAGACCGCGTGGAAGGTCGCCCCGGCGCTCGCGGCCGGCAACACCTTCGTCCTGAAGCCCAGCGAGCTCACCCCGCACACGGCGATCCATCTGATGCGGCTGCTCGACGAGGCGGGGCTGCCCGCGGGCGTCGCCAATCTGGTCCTCGGCGCGGGCCCGGAGGCGGGCGCGCCGCTCGGCGACCATCCGGACGTGGACCTCGTGTCGTTCACGGGCGGTCTGCAGACCGGACGGCTGCTCATGGCCGCCGCGGCGGGCTCGGTCAAGAAGGTCGCCCTCGAACTCGGTGGCAAGAACCCGAACATCGTGTTCGCGGACGCCGACTTCGACGCGGCCGTCGACATGGCGCTCACCGCGGTGTTCCTGCACTCGGGGCAGGTGTGCTCGGCCGGCGCTCGGCTCCTGGTGGAGGACTCGCTGCACGACCGCTTCGTGGACGAGGTCGTGCAGCGCGCCGAACTCATCAGACTGGGCGGCCCGTTCGACGACGACGCGCAGACGGGGCCGTTGATCTCGGCCGCGCACCGCGCCAAGGTCGAGGCGTATGTCGCACGGGGCATCGAGGAGGGGGCGGTGCTGCGCTGCGGCGGCGCACGGCCCGAGCCGGCCGCGTACGAGCAGGGCTTCTACTACCTGCCGACCGTCCTCGACGAGTGCACGAGCGGCATGTCCGTCGTGCAGGACGAGTCCTTCGGCCCGGTCCTGACCGTCGAGCGGTTCACCGACGAGGCGGAGGCGGTGCGGCTCGCGAACGACTCGATCTACGGGCTCGCGGGCGCCGTCTGGACGAGCGACGAGGCGAAGGCGGCGCGCGTCGCGGGCGCCCTGCGCCTCGGAACGGTCTGGATCAACGACTACCACCCGTACGTCCCCCAGGCCGAGTGGGGCGGCTACAAGCAGTCCGGGACCGGCCGAGAACTCGGCCCTTCGGGGCTCGCCGAGTACCGCGAGACCAAGCACATCTGGCGCAATACGCAGCCCGTCGCACAGGGCTGGTTCGGCGCGCCGCCGGAGTGTCCCGAGGACGGTGACCCGTCATGA